The sequence GACGACTTTGTTCATGTCGCCCGACAGCAGCGAGTTCGCGTCGAGCCACAGGCCGGGAAACGTCTCGCTGCGGAGCACGCCGTCGCCACTGACTTCCAGCGGAACGTAGTCGCCGCCTCGCAGGACGAACCAGTCAAGTTCCCGGTCCTGAACCCGCCAGACGACGTACTCAATGACCTGATTGCGGCGATAGACGTTCTTTTTCTGGTTCATGTCGATACTGACGCTGCTGGCGGCGATCTCCGCAACCAGCTCCGGCGCGCCTTCGACGTAGTCATCGTCGCTGATTCGCACTCTGCCGCCGTACGACGGATCGATGATCAGGGCGGCGTCCGGCTGCGGTTCGTTGTCCAGGTCCAGCCGAATGGTGGCGTTGTCACCGACCAGTGTGCCGGGCGTCTGCGACTGATACAGGAACAGCCATCCAACCAGAGATGCATGCGGACTTCCGTGCTGACCAAACCGTACGGCCGCCTGCATATTGACAACTCCTTCAATCAGTTCGGCCTTGCCGTCACTGGCCATGTTCGCATACCGACGTTCGAACTCATCGCGCGTGAGCCTGTCGCCCTGCTCCAGAGGTGGCAGGCCGTGGAATGCAGTATCCCTCCGTTCGATCGATTGAATGGACATGGTTCGCTCCCGTCGCGGAACGCTGACGCACTGATGTCGAGATTGATCGGCTGAGTGTACTCTAACCCGGCCAAAAACGCGGGACAATTCGCTTCCCGCGTGGCCTGCCGTCAGTGTCGATC is a genomic window of Planctomycetaceae bacterium containing:
- a CDS encoding Uma2 family endonuclease, translated to MSIQSIERRDTAFHGLPPLEQGDRLTRDEFERRYANMASDGKAELIEGVVNMQAAVRFGQHGSPHASLVGWLFLYQSQTPGTLVGDNATIRLDLDNEPQPDAALIIDPSYGGRVRISDDDYVEGAPELVAEIAASSVSIDMNQKKNVYRRNQVIEYVVWRVQDRELDWFVLRGGDYVPLEVSGDGVLRSETFPGLWLDANSLLSGDMNKVVEASQRGTASQEHARFVRLLKERPGGS